In Rattus rattus isolate New Zealand chromosome 9, Rrattus_CSIRO_v1, whole genome shotgun sequence, a genomic segment contains:
- the LOC116909869 gene encoding olfactory receptor 2AK2-like yields the protein METGNHSCGTDFTLVGLFQYGHMDTILFTVIVLLFAVALIGNITLVHLIRLDRTLHTPMYFLLSQVSIIDMMYISTTVPKMAVNFLSVTKTISFLGCLIQVFMFLTLAGCEALLLGFMSYDRYIAICQPLRYSVLMSRKICCSMVAGAWSSSSINALVHTVYVFQLPFCGSRIVNHFFCEIPSLLPLVCEDTSQYEHMIVMSVLVLVLIPFLAILASYARVLVVVFQMGSGKGQSRAVSTCSSHLTVASLFYVTGLYTYTQPHSLHSPGRDKVVAVLYSIITPVLNPFIYSLRNKEVMGALRRQMG from the coding sequence ATGGAGACAGGAAACCACAGCTGTGGGACAGACTTCACCTTGGTTGGTCTTTTCCAGTATGGACACATGGACACCATCCTCTTCACAGTCATTGTCCTCCTCTTTGCAGTGGCTCTCATAGGAAACATCACACTGGTCCATCTCATCAGGCTGGACCGAACactccacacccccatgtacttcctCCTCAGCCAGGTCTCCATCATTGACATGATGTACATTTCCACCACTGTGCCCAAGATGGCAGTTAACTTCCTGTCAGTCACCAAGACCATTTCCTTTCTAGGATGTCTGATCCAAGTCTTTATGTTTTTGACTCTTGCTGGCTGTGAAGCCCTCCTGTTGGGCTTCATGTCCTATGACAGGTACATAGCCATCTGCCAGCCCTTGCGCTATTCTGTGCTCATGAGCAGGAAGATCTGCTGCTCCATGGTCGCCGGTGCCTGGAGTAGCAGCTCCATCAATGCTTTAGTGCACACAGTGTATGTATTTCAACTTCCATTCTGTGGATCTAGGATTGTTAACCACTTTTTCTGTGAGATTCCATCTCTTCTGCCATTGGTATGTGAAGACACATCCCAATATGAGCATATGATTGTCATGAGTGTCCTTGTCCTTGTGCTGATACCCTTCCTGGCCATCCTAGCTTCCTATGCTCGGGTGTTGGTTGTTGTATTCCAGATGGGTTCAGGGAAGGGACAGAGTAGAGCAGTGTCCACCTGCTCTTCCCACCTGACTgtggccagcctgttctatgtCACTGGTCTCTACACCTACACCCAGCCACACTCCTTGCATTCTCCTGGGAGGGACAAAGTGGTGGCTGTGCTCTACTCTATCATCACCCCCGTTCTGAACCcgttcatctacagcctgaggaacaaggagGTCATGGGAGCCCTGAGGAGACAAATGGGATGA